Proteins from one Prevotella sp. E2-28 genomic window:
- a CDS encoding glycosyltransferase: protein MSRPLLLRVATDCLGCSDAATRYLYGEKAFRSGKAHTLYNGIDYDLWNPNNYDVPALRQAYGLTNEKVAVFIGRMEKQKNPIFALRVMKEVHKQNPAIKLFFVGMGSYDDEVDRFVSENNMTGYVKRMPQDTNVRELQAMADVMIAPSLWEGLSIAFIEAQIMGMPIVTSDMVSDEIDMGLCSFLSLDKFEDWPRRVTEILDGRENFKITKQMKKLLLSLMMFACFQISFNTSFVKASVPNTLGLPDDYILLEEFYVKNVCRCGTKLDNVYYITTSDDLPLKVYTYLEGRKINLILINENQKSVRFNLVCNGFVHPYDDPVGKEKVDSEYTYSKTLAQGESEKFTIGHRSMIPIIGHGGVPGNIDLGNGLKMEKAYLGMLYAGFDVSICDAGKNTSKNMLKRAMKKGMKLVIGGGKTVSYSALVDSVRDLKSSIYAYYIGDEPFLQYNSQYPNHTTIDSLAPIADSIRQIDSKANIRVCLNPIYGPETIKEDKTYDNQMYSDYIDSCVLKLGLKTIAFDNYSIIKYQGDEVLRRQWFDNLEIIRSKSIKYGIPFCGYVLSAKHLDYLTPTLGKMRLQMYANLAYGAKSIAYYTYWHRWLSGEGAYVAPIDSFGQRKAELYDTVNRVNEEMARISPLFAEGTVKRVFHMKGKSAKPTDELAPSNTLVKELDQNHLPDNISSLSIEDDKNAGAIASIITKGDSSFLAIVNKDFRNPIKLHITGNKYLYHVSKLNLKNEAITTGDYTIDAGDILIFNLTQRRSKIPIVAYWGVPEDKASVEAYDELYNAGFDISLRPINKEKKAERILQFADSANVKVLLGKTGYNYDDSYLVRNTKDFKSLSGYIIRDEPDSAQMTNVKNRINNIHKINGDAFCYIKAKPAFYYGHYQDNNGVGFLRYIDSICSLDIKAITYRYKVFRPENDGELDNNWYKYLEVISMKSMDNNKDFWGSIQCTKLSGTIEPSLEKLRLQANVNLAYGAKALEYLYYWNPENDFQDYSHSPINCDGTRNDVIYNWVNQLNEEIAEVSSLFANGHIEDIYHLGDSSLDGTKNYKDYIDALKLHISPQNASESKGAVISFLKNGDKSYMVIVNKDFSKKQTFLIRSDYVKSDEDNLQLPKLLRKRIKLSHIKECELDEGGIKVYELTTNLSCLKKNNNPKVNAELKSQQKTSVNNIQDTHTPLSVQIYTTSGANVYSGPISDEFIDNNNFDIDLPVSLRRGKCYIIKINRANNSYVKKISL from the coding sequence GTGTCTCGTCCTCTTTTGCTGCGTGTTGCAACAGACTGTCTTGGCTGCTCTGATGCAGCCACCCGCTATCTGTATGGGGAAAAGGCATTTCGTTCTGGCAAGGCCCATACATTATATAATGGTATAGATTACGATCTCTGGAATCCAAATAATTATGATGTTCCTGCTCTGCGTCAGGCTTATGGATTGACTAATGAGAAGGTAGCAGTATTTATTGGCAGAATGGAGAAACAGAAAAATCCTATTTTTGCGTTGCGTGTGATGAAAGAGGTGCATAAACAGAATCCCGCTATCAAACTTTTTTTTGTTGGAATGGGCAGTTATGATGACGAGGTGGACAGATTTGTCAGTGAAAACAATATGACTGGCTATGTGAAGCGTATGCCTCAAGATACCAACGTGAGAGAATTGCAGGCTATGGCAGATGTAATGATAGCACCCAGTTTGTGGGAGGGACTGAGCATAGCTTTCATCGAGGCGCAGATTATGGGTATGCCTATTGTTACATCAGATATGGTGTCTGACGAGATTGACATGGGACTATGCTCCTTCTTGAGTCTAGATAAGTTTGAAGATTGGCCGAGGCGTGTTACAGAAATCTTAGATGGCCGCGAAAACTTTAAAATAACAAAACAAATGAAAAAACTTTTATTGTCCTTAATGATGTTTGCATGTTTTCAAATATCATTTAACACGTCTTTTGTAAAAGCGTCTGTGCCTAACACATTAGGACTACCAGATGATTACATACTATTAGAAGAGTTTTATGTAAAAAATGTGTGTCGGTGTGGTACGAAACTTGACAATGTTTATTATATAACTACTTCTGACGATTTACCATTAAAGGTATATACCTATCTTGAAGGAAGAAAGATTAATCTAATTCTGATTAATGAAAACCAGAAAAGTGTTCGATTCAATTTAGTCTGCAATGGGTTCGTGCATCCCTACGATGATCCCGTTGGCAAAGAAAAGGTTGACTCAGAATACACATATTCGAAGACACTGGCACAAGGAGAATCTGAAAAATTCACGATTGGCCACAGAAGTATGATTCCCATTATTGGGCATGGAGGAGTACCTGGAAATATAGATTTGGGGAATGGTCTTAAAATGGAAAAGGCCTACTTGGGTATGTTGTATGCTGGATTTGATGTCAGTATATGTGATGCAGGCAAAAACACATCTAAGAATATGCTGAAACGCGCAATGAAGAAAGGTATGAAACTTGTAATAGGTGGTGGTAAAACTGTTAGTTATAGTGCCTTGGTGGATAGTGTACGAGATTTAAAATCGTCTATTTATGCTTATTATATAGGTGATGAGCCTTTCTTGCAATATAATTCCCAATATCCTAATCATACCACTATTGATAGTTTAGCCCCAATAGCAGATTCCATTCGTCAAATAGATTCAAAAGCCAATATTCGTGTCTGTCTGAATCCTATATATGGTCCGGAAACGATAAAAGAAGACAAAACTTATGATAATCAAATGTATTCTGATTATATTGACTCCTGTGTCTTAAAATTAGGATTGAAAACGATCGCATTTGACAACTATTCCATCATCAAGTATCAGGGAGATGAAGTTCTCAGACGTCAATGGTTTGATAATTTAGAAATAATTCGAAGTAAGAGTATCAAGTATGGCATACCGTTTTGCGGATATGTTCTATCTGCGAAGCATCTTGACTACTTAACGCCAACACTGGGGAAAATGCGGCTACAGATGTATGCTAACTTGGCCTACGGTGCTAAATCTATTGCGTATTACACCTATTGGCACAGATGGCTGTCAGGGGAAGGAGCATACGTTGCGCCAATTGATTCATTTGGTCAACGAAAAGCGGAACTATACGACACCGTGAACCGTGTCAATGAAGAAATGGCACGCATCAGCCCATTGTTTGCAGAAGGCACCGTCAAACGTGTTTTCCATATGAAAGGAAAATCTGCTAAACCAACTGATGAACTTGCACCATCAAACACATTGGTCAAAGAATTAGACCAAAACCATCTTCCTGACAATATAAGTTCATTAAGTATTGAAGACGATAAGAATGCGGGCGCAATAGCTTCGATCATCACAAAAGGAGATTCATCTTTCCTTGCAATTGTTAATAAGGATTTTAGAAATCCTATAAAGCTCCACATCACAGGTAATAAATACTTATATCATGTTTCTAAGCTTAATCTAAAAAATGAAGCAATAACTACTGGCGACTATACTATTGATGCAGGAGACATTCTTATATTCAACTTGACACAAAGACGAAGCAAGATTCCTATTGTTGCATATTGGGGCGTGCCAGAGGATAAAGCAAGTGTAGAAGCTTACGACGAACTTTATAATGCAGGTTTTGACATTAGCTTGAGACCAATTAATAAAGAAAAAAAAGCAGAAAGAATACTACAATTTGCAGACTCTGCAAATGTCAAGGTTCTCCTTGGAAAAACGGGTTATAATTATGACGATTCATATTTAGTTCGTAATACGAAAGATTTCAAATCATTATCTGGCTATATAATAAGAGACGAACCAGATTCTGCCCAAATGACTAATGTTAAGAATAGAATTAATAATATCCATAAGATCAATGGTGACGCATTTTGCTATATAAAGGCGAAACCTGCATTTTATTATGGACATTATCAAGACAACAATGGTGTCGGTTTCTTAAGATATATAGATTCAATATGCAGTTTGGATATAAAGGCAATAACATATAGATATAAGGTCTTTAGACCTGAAAACGATGGCGAATTAGATAATAATTGGTACAAATATTTGGAAGTAATAAGCATGAAAAGCATGGATAACAATAAAGATTTTTGGGGAAGTATTCAATGTACGAAACTTAGTGGAACCATCGAACCGTCTTTAGAGAAATTAAGACTTCAAGCAAATGTTAATCTTGCTTATGGAGCAAAAGCTTTAGAATATCTATACTATTGGAATCCTGAGAATGATTTCCAAGATTATTCACACTCCCCAATAAATTGCGATGGAACAAGGAACGATGTTATATACAATTGGGTAAATCAACTTAACGAAGAAATTGCCGAAGTTAGTTCATTATTTGCGAATGGACACATTGAGGATATATACCATTTAGGTGATTCCAGCCTTGATGGAACTAAAAATTATAAGGATTACATAGACGCATTAAAGTTACATATATCGCCTCAAAACGCTTCTGAAAGTAAAGGGGCCGTCATTTCATTCTTAAAAAATGGTGATAAATCATATATGGTTATAGTTAATAAGGATTTTAGCAAGAAGCAAACATTTCTTATTAGATCAGACTATGTCAAATCTGATGAAGACAATCTTCAATTACCCAAGCTATTAAGAAAACGCATAAAATTGTCTCATATTAAAGAATGTGAGTTAGATGAAGGTGGAATCAAAGTCTACGAACTAACAACAAATTTGAGCTGTTTGAAGAAGAATAACAATCCAAAGGTCAATGCAGAATTAAAATCTCAACAAAAAACAAGCGTAAATAATATTCAAGATACTCACACCCCTCTATCTGTACAAATATACACCACATCGGGAGCTAATGTATATTCGGGACCAATTTCTGATGAATTTATCGATAATAACAATTTTGACATAGACCTGCCAGTATCTTTACGTCGTGGAAAGTGTTATATTATAAAGATTAATCGAGCAAACAACTCGTATGTGAAAAAGATTTCTTTATAG
- a CDS encoding glycosyltransferase — MKNSSETKRVLHIMRNLEAGGIGAFLMNVYRKVDREKIQFDFAVTASGMGILGPEIERMGGRVFFISENGTKNVKDCLLQMYRLYKVCKENRYDVVHSQCYFSNAYFLLCARLAGVRKLVSHCHNNFTQPPSFLPEKMFRGGVSSSFAACCNRLSWLL; from the coding sequence ATGAAAAATAGTTCTGAAACAAAAAGAGTCCTGCATATAATGCGCAATCTTGAGGCAGGAGGAATTGGGGCATTTTTGATGAATGTGTATCGTAAGGTTGACCGCGAGAAAATTCAGTTTGATTTCGCGGTTACAGCCAGCGGTATGGGTATTCTCGGCCCTGAAATAGAACGGATGGGGGGACGCGTTTTCTTCATCTCTGAAAATGGAACAAAGAATGTGAAGGATTGCCTGTTGCAGATGTATCGTCTATATAAAGTGTGTAAGGAAAATCGATATGATGTGGTGCACAGTCAGTGCTACTTCAGCAATGCCTACTTCTTGCTATGTGCCAGACTCGCAGGCGTGCGTAAGTTGGTTTCTCATTGCCACAATAATTTTACGCAGCCTCCTTCCTTCCTTCCTGAAAAGATGTTTCGAGGTGGTGTCTCGTCCTCTTTTGCTGCGTGTTGCAACAGACTGTCTTGGCTGCTCTGA